From Candidatus Manganitrophus morganii, the proteins below share one genomic window:
- a CDS encoding GNAT family N-acetyltransferase: protein MLREWRPGDEDPLVRYANNRNVWINLRDRFPHPYILADAEWWIQGPGQTSPQTQFALILDGDAIGGIGFELRKDVFRRSAEIGYWLGEPFWGRGIMTEALRAVTEHAFKTFDLCRIDAGVFEWNRASMRVLEKVGYVCEARLRKSITKDGRTIDQFLYAMVQESGVIDELSPIPFESRR, encoded by the coding sequence CTGCTTCGAGAGTGGAGACCGGGCGACGAAGATCCGCTCGTCCGGTATGCCAACAATCGGAACGTTTGGATCAATCTGCGCGATCGCTTTCCTCATCCCTACATCCTTGCGGATGCGGAGTGGTGGATTCAGGGACCGGGCCAGACCTCTCCTCAGACGCAGTTCGCCTTGATTCTCGACGGCGATGCGATCGGGGGAATTGGATTTGAACTTCGGAAAGATGTTTTCCGGCGGTCGGCCGAGATCGGCTACTGGCTCGGGGAGCCGTTTTGGGGACGCGGCATCATGACGGAGGCGCTCCGCGCCGTGACTGAGCATGCCTTCAAGACGTTTGATCTTTGCCGAATTGATGCGGGGGTCTTCGAGTGGAATCGGGCTTCGATGCGCGTGCTGGAAAAAGTAGGTTACGTCTGTGAAGCGCGGCTTCGGAAGAGTATTACGAAGGACGGCCGGACAATCGATCAGTTCCTTTACGCGATGGTTCAGGAGTCGGGTGTTATCGATGAACTTTCGCCAATACCTTTCGAATCGCGGCGATGA
- a CDS encoding alpha/beta fold hydrolase: MIPERRFAVDSDEYPFRDHWLEIEGARMHYIDEGTGTPVLLLHGNPTWSYLYRNIVKALSKETRLIAPDYFGFGFSDHPLRFSYTPAQHAECVNALINHLGLTNIILVCQDWGGPIGLSIAAERPGDFAGLVILNTWCWPPTFDAKIFSFIMGSDLIGRYVTIKRNFFVEKIIPGGIFHKENITSALLKAYSDPFPTEASRVPVWIFPREIRRSAMWLAQVEAKLPVLRDKPIEMVWAMKDVAFGKKKILDRWRRIFPNAEVEERNDAAHYLQEDRPDRIIAAIRKVLAKVHR, encoded by the coding sequence ATGATCCCCGAAAGAAGATTCGCCGTCGATTCCGACGAATACCCCTTTCGAGATCACTGGCTCGAAATCGAAGGCGCCCGGATGCACTATATCGATGAAGGAACCGGAACGCCGGTCCTCCTCCTTCACGGCAACCCGACCTGGTCCTACCTTTATCGGAATATCGTCAAAGCCCTCTCCAAGGAGACGCGGCTGATTGCGCCCGATTATTTCGGCTTTGGCTTCTCGGACCATCCGCTTCGATTTAGCTATACCCCCGCACAACATGCCGAGTGTGTAAACGCCCTCATCAATCATCTCGGGCTGACGAACATCATTCTGGTCTGCCAGGATTGGGGCGGGCCGATCGGACTTTCAATTGCCGCAGAGCGGCCGGGTGACTTTGCGGGGCTTGTGATCCTGAACACATGGTGTTGGCCGCCGACGTTCGATGCAAAGATCTTTTCATTCATCATGGGAAGCGATCTGATTGGAAGGTACGTGACCATTAAGCGGAACTTCTTCGTGGAAAAAATCATCCCCGGCGGGATCTTCCATAAAGAGAACATCACATCAGCCCTGCTCAAAGCTTATTCCGATCCTTTCCCGACGGAAGCCTCTCGCGTTCCGGTCTGGATTTTCCCCCGCGAGATTCGGCGCTCGGCCATGTGGCTCGCCCAGGTCGAAGCGAAACTTCCCGTTCTTCGAGACAAGCCGATTGAGATGGTCTGGGCGATGAAAGATGTGGCATTTGGAAAGAAGAAGATCCTCGATCGCTGGCGCCGGATCTTCCCGAACGCAGAGGTCGAAGAAAGAAACGATGCCGCGCATTACCTTCAGGAAGATCGGCCCGATCGAATCATCGCCGCGATTCGAAAGGTATTGGCGAAAGTTCATCGATAA
- a CDS encoding ATP-binding protein: protein MPSTSFPSRLGLIENLRNYLLAGQWSAMFGGPMIGKSTLARRLAGELDDAGAKAVSLQLPLLISDSAFWPLLLEALLHQGIGPAARNPFKKPPASLPDLMSQLHHLYERAPSEIAARPVVLILDDCDHLLRHETIIPQIVNLALESTLPSIQAICWVGGSAFADWIAAHPGTFKQPLRLYPLSVIPIREARKIIREQLGPAKPVEEIDRIWNETGGHPLLMERAFNRQETPSTKSLRDQLRQTLRPEDEGILDQLDPGGRWMILDALKDNKGGKIPKPALDRLCMLGLTVRTLIDGVAAIRITSPLFAQVTKK, encoded by the coding sequence ATGCCGTCTACCTCATTTCCAAGCCGCTTAGGCCTCATTGAAAACCTCCGCAATTATCTTCTCGCCGGCCAATGGTCCGCGATGTTCGGCGGCCCCATGATCGGCAAAAGCACCCTGGCGCGGCGCCTTGCAGGAGAATTGGACGACGCCGGGGCAAAGGCCGTTTCTCTTCAACTTCCGCTGTTGATCTCCGATTCGGCCTTCTGGCCGCTGCTTCTTGAGGCCCTTCTTCACCAGGGGATCGGACCGGCCGCGCGTAATCCCTTCAAGAAGCCCCCCGCGTCACTCCCCGATCTGATGTCCCAGCTTCATCATCTCTACGAGAGGGCCCCGTCGGAAATCGCCGCCCGTCCGGTCGTCCTGATTTTGGACGACTGCGATCACCTCCTCCGCCACGAAACAATCATCCCGCAAATCGTCAATCTGGCTTTGGAATCAACCCTCCCCTCGATCCAGGCGATCTGCTGGGTGGGGGGGTCCGCTTTCGCCGATTGGATCGCCGCCCATCCTGGGACATTCAAACAGCCCCTTCGTCTATACCCCCTTTCGGTCATTCCGATCCGGGAGGCGCGGAAGATTATTCGGGAACAGCTCGGGCCGGCGAAACCGGTCGAAGAGATCGATCGAATCTGGAACGAAACCGGCGGCCACCCCCTTTTGATGGAGCGGGCCTTCAACCGGCAGGAAACCCCTTCAACGAAATCGCTTCGAGACCAGCTCCGGCAGACGCTCCGCCCCGAAGACGAAGGGATCCTCGACCAGCTCGACCCGGGAGGACGATGGATGATCCTCGACGCGTTGAAGGACAACAAGGGAGGGAAGATCCCGAAGCCGGCCCTCGACCGTCTCTGCATGCTCGGCCTGACGGTTCGGACATTGATCGACGGCGTCGCCGCCATTCGGATCACTTCTCCCCTCTTCGCCCAGGTAACCAAAAAATGA
- a CDS encoding DUF748 domain-containing protein has protein sequence MSKKWYWLIGFITLFALIAVIVGFFIDEPLRRYMEREANRNLKGYTVRIGALDFHPISLSLDLKDVKIAQEAHPTPPMVSIQKASASLQWREILTGDIVSNWRIERPILYLNFKQAKKETKDTTPVEERGWQEAVKAIYPVVINLFEIVDGQITYSDNSPLKQVRIHDLQFKAENIRNVRAEDDNERYPSPVHLKATVLDTGKMRIDGHADFLSKPHMGVKGDAVLEEVNLEVFEPFLRQINIAVNGGTGSLDGAVEFSPHAKVVELERLSIRNTRVDYIYNPQSGATQKVEEKTVKTAKEAGETAKAPEVLFKINRFEIHDSDVGFVNKSTDPDYRLYVTETQFRLTEFSNHKTRGTSEADLKGNWMGSGNLGVSAQFRPEKQGPDFDLAIIMEKAQLRSMNNLLRAYGNFDVKEGLFSFYMEVGVKHDEISGYVKPLFKDLKVYDKRQDKDKKLFRKLYEGLVGGISKLLENRPRDEVATQADISGKVEDPESSTWEVVVRLIRNAFFQAILPGFEREVSGDR, from the coding sequence TTGTCCAAGAAGTGGTACTGGCTGATCGGTTTTATTACTCTCTTTGCGCTCATTGCAGTCATCGTCGGCTTTTTTATCGACGAGCCGCTTCGCCGATACATGGAGCGGGAAGCAAACAGGAACCTGAAAGGGTACACTGTCCGCATCGGTGCTCTCGATTTTCACCCGATCAGCCTTTCGCTTGATTTAAAGGATGTCAAAATCGCGCAAGAGGCCCATCCTACCCCGCCGATGGTGTCGATTCAAAAGGCGAGCGCAAGCCTTCAGTGGCGGGAGATTCTCACCGGCGATATCGTCAGCAATTGGCGCATCGAACGTCCCATCCTCTACCTCAATTTCAAGCAGGCTAAAAAGGAGACGAAGGACACCACCCCGGTTGAAGAACGGGGCTGGCAAGAGGCGGTGAAGGCGATCTACCCCGTCGTGATCAATCTTTTCGAAATTGTCGACGGCCAAATCACCTACTCGGACAACAGCCCGCTGAAACAGGTCCGTATCCATGACCTCCAGTTCAAAGCGGAGAATATCCGAAACGTCCGCGCCGAAGACGACAACGAACGCTACCCCTCCCCGGTCCATCTAAAAGCGACCGTTCTCGACACCGGAAAGATGCGGATCGACGGCCACGCCGACTTTCTCTCAAAGCCGCATATGGGGGTGAAGGGAGATGCCGTTTTAGAGGAGGTCAATCTTGAAGTGTTCGAACCGTTTCTGAGGCAGATCAATATCGCGGTGAACGGGGGAACCGGATCACTCGACGGCGCGGTTGAATTTTCCCCCCACGCGAAGGTGGTGGAGCTGGAACGCCTCTCGATCCGGAACACCCGGGTCGATTACATTTACAATCCCCAATCGGGCGCCACCCAAAAGGTCGAAGAAAAAACGGTGAAGACGGCGAAAGAAGCGGGTGAAACCGCGAAAGCGCCGGAGGTTCTGTTCAAGATCAACCGATTTGAAATCCACGACAGCGACGTCGGATTCGTTAACAAGAGCACCGATCCAGACTATCGGCTCTATGTGACCGAGACCCAGTTTCGTCTTACCGAGTTTAGCAACCACAAGACACGGGGAACGAGCGAAGCAGATCTAAAAGGAAACTGGATGGGGAGCGGAAATCTCGGCGTCTCGGCTCAGTTCCGCCCGGAGAAACAAGGCCCCGACTTCGATCTCGCCATCATCATGGAAAAGGCGCAGCTCCGCTCGATGAACAACCTTCTGCGCGCCTATGGTAATTTTGACGTGAAAGAAGGACTCTTTTCGTTTTACATGGAAGTGGGGGTGAAACACGACGAAATCAGCGGCTACGTCAAACCACTCTTCAAAGATCTCAAAGTTTACGACAAGCGCCAGGACAAAGATAAAAAACTTTTCCGTAAATTATATGAAGGGCTCGTCGGCGGCATCTCGAAGCTCCTGGAGAACCGGCCGCGCGATGAAGTCGCCACCCAAGCCGACATTTCCGGAAAGGTGGAAGATCCGGAATCAAGCACATGGGAGGTGGTGGTCCGCCTGATCCGGAACGCTTTCTTCCAAGCGATCCTGCCTGGATTCGAAAGAGAAGTGAGCGGAGATCGGTAG
- a CDS encoding NAD(P)(+) transhydrogenase (Re/Si-specific) subunit beta — protein MATYLIEILYIIASVLFILGLKYLGGPTTAKRGMFLAQIGMLLAIVGTLLQREVVSFTWVIAGIVIGSAIGAVLATKIQMTAMPQMVALLNGFGGIASAFVGGAEYLRTMPEINAAGMLTIGLTVLIGAITLTGSVIAFAKLQELMRGAPVVFPGQNALNAVIGVASLGLLVYLIVAPGSLPAFIALSILASVLGVLVVLPIGGADMPVVISLLNSYSGIAAAASGFVLHNDVLIISGALVGSSGIILSNLMCKAMNRSLTNVLFGAFGQVQAPAPAAPGAQGAPAEKPKVWSGSPKEAAEAFKRAKQVIMVPGYGMAVAQAQHAVRELANLLEKEGKTVKYAIHPVAGRMPGHMNVLLAEANVPYDQLIDMDDINPEFPQTQVSLVLGANDVVNPAAKTDPSSPIYGMPILDVENSETVIVIKRSMNPGFAGIDNALFYRSNTMMVFGDAKGTVEKITAALKELG, from the coding sequence GTGGCTACTTATCTCATCGAAATTCTCTACATCATCGCTTCAGTCCTTTTCATCCTGGGGCTGAAGTATTTGGGCGGGCCGACCACCGCCAAGCGGGGGATGTTTCTCGCGCAAATCGGAATGCTGTTGGCGATCGTTGGGACCCTTCTCCAAAGGGAGGTCGTCAGCTTCACCTGGGTTATCGCCGGAATCGTGATCGGCAGCGCGATCGGAGCGGTTCTGGCGACGAAGATCCAGATGACCGCGATGCCGCAGATGGTCGCCCTCCTCAACGGCTTCGGGGGGATCGCCTCCGCCTTCGTCGGGGGCGCGGAGTATCTCCGGACCATGCCGGAGATCAACGCGGCCGGAATGCTCACGATCGGCCTCACCGTCTTGATCGGCGCGATCACCCTGACCGGCAGCGTGATCGCCTTCGCCAAACTGCAAGAACTGATGCGCGGCGCTCCCGTCGTCTTTCCGGGCCAGAACGCCTTGAATGCGGTGATCGGGGTCGCCTCCCTCGGTCTGCTCGTTTATCTGATCGTCGCGCCGGGAAGCCTTCCGGCGTTTATCGCCCTTTCGATTCTCGCGTCGGTGCTCGGCGTCCTCGTCGTCCTCCCGATCGGGGGGGCCGATATGCCGGTCGTGATCTCCCTGCTCAACTCTTATTCGGGAATCGCGGCGGCAGCGAGCGGCTTCGTCCTGCACAACGACGTCTTGATCATCAGCGGGGCGCTGGTCGGCTCTTCGGGAATCATTCTCTCGAACCTGATGTGCAAAGCGATGAACCGCTCTTTGACCAACGTTCTCTTCGGCGCCTTCGGCCAGGTCCAAGCCCCCGCCCCCGCGGCGCCCGGCGCCCAGGGCGCTCCCGCGGAGAAACCGAAGGTTTGGAGCGGCAGCCCGAAAGAGGCGGCCGAGGCCTTCAAGCGGGCAAAGCAGGTGATCATGGTCCCCGGCTATGGGATGGCGGTCGCCCAGGCCCAGCATGCCGTCCGGGAATTGGCCAACCTTCTAGAGAAGGAAGGGAAAACCGTCAAGTATGCGATCCATCCGGTCGCCGGCCGAATGCCCGGCCATATGAACGTTCTTCTGGCCGAGGCGAACGTCCCCTACGACCAGCTCATCGACATGGACGACATCAATCCCGAATTTCCGCAAACCCAGGTCTCGCTGGTCCTCGGCGCGAACGATGTCGTCAACCCGGCCGCGAAGACCGATCCGAGCAGCCCGATTTACGGCATGCCGATTCTGGACGTGGAAAACTCGGAGACGGTCATCGTCATCAAGCGGAGCATGAACCCCGGCTTCGCCGGAATCGACAATGCCCTCTTCTATCGCTCTAACACGATGATGGTTTTCGGGGATGCCAAGGGAACCGTGGAAAAGATCACGGCGGCGCTGAAGGAACTCGGATAG
- a CDS encoding NAD(P) transhydrogenase subunit alpha, producing the protein MELLTSITIFVLATFLGYEVILRVPPLLHTPLMSGSNAISGITVVGAIIAAGTEQTDLSSILGFLAVIFATINVVGGFMVTDRMLKMFRKQEQ; encoded by the coding sequence ATGGAGTTATTGACCTCGATTACCATTTTCGTTCTGGCAACGTTCCTCGGCTATGAAGTGATCCTTCGGGTTCCGCCGCTGCTTCACACCCCCTTGATGTCGGGATCGAACGCGATCTCCGGAATCACGGTGGTCGGCGCCATCATTGCCGCCGGAACGGAACAAACCGATCTTTCAAGCATCCTCGGCTTTCTGGCGGTGATCTTCGCGACCATCAACGTGGTCGGCGGGTTCATGGTGACCGACCGGATGCTGAAGATGTTCAGAAAGCAAGAGCAATAA
- a CDS encoding Re/Si-specific NAD(P)(+) transhydrogenase subunit alpha produces MKVAIPKEILDGERRVAATPETVDKMVKAGLEVWVESDAGAAAMFPNADYEKVGAKIAPDAAAVYADADLIFKVQRPLQNEKLGKHETELMKEGAILTSLLQPLNYPEAVQRLAARKVTALAADLIPRITRAQRMDVLSSMASIAGYKAVLLAAAAFGKMVPMMTTAAGTLPPAKALIIGAGVAGLQAIATAKRLGATVEAFDTRPAVKEQVKSLGAEFVELDLGHEQSEDAGGYAKELSAEFYKKEKELIHQHVKGADLVITTALIPGKKAPLLITADMVKEMKKGSVIVDMSVEQGGNCELSRIGQEVVENGVTIIGATNLASTVPVHASQMYAKNMFNFLSLFYANKTLKLDVNDEIIKGSMVTHQGEVVHPVVKQAMGK; encoded by the coding sequence ATGAAGGTAGCGATCCCTAAGGAAATTCTGGATGGAGAGCGGCGGGTGGCCGCGACTCCCGAAACGGTCGATAAAATGGTCAAAGCAGGACTGGAGGTCTGGGTCGAATCGGATGCCGGCGCGGCAGCCATGTTCCCCAACGCTGACTACGAAAAAGTCGGCGCCAAAATCGCCCCCGACGCCGCCGCGGTGTATGCCGATGCCGATCTTATTTTCAAGGTCCAGCGACCGCTTCAAAACGAAAAGCTTGGAAAACACGAAACCGAGCTGATGAAGGAGGGGGCGATCCTGACCTCCCTGCTTCAACCGTTGAATTATCCCGAGGCGGTCCAACGGCTCGCCGCCCGAAAGGTGACGGCGCTCGCCGCCGACCTGATCCCTCGAATCACCCGCGCCCAACGGATGGATGTCTTAAGCTCGATGGCGAGCATCGCCGGTTACAAGGCGGTTCTTTTGGCGGCCGCCGCATTCGGAAAGATGGTGCCGATGATGACCACCGCCGCGGGAACCCTTCCCCCCGCGAAAGCCCTGATCATCGGGGCCGGGGTCGCCGGGCTGCAAGCCATCGCCACCGCGAAGCGCCTCGGGGCGACGGTTGAAGCCTTCGACACCCGCCCGGCGGTGAAAGAGCAGGTCAAGAGCCTCGGGGCCGAATTTGTCGAGCTCGACCTCGGCCATGAACAGTCGGAAGACGCCGGAGGATATGCCAAGGAGCTCTCCGCGGAGTTCTACAAAAAAGAAAAAGAGCTGATCCATCAGCATGTCAAAGGGGCCGACCTCGTCATTACGACCGCGTTGATCCCCGGCAAGAAGGCCCCCCTCCTGATCACGGCCGACATGGTCAAAGAGATGAAAAAGGGATCGGTCATCGTCGATATGTCGGTGGAGCAGGGGGGAAACTGCGAGCTGAGCCGGATCGGCCAGGAGGTCGTCGAGAACGGGGTGACGATCATCGGCGCGACCAACCTCGCGAGCACCGTTCCGGTCCATGCCAGCCAAATGTACGCAAAAAACATGTTCAATTTTCTCTCTCTTTTCTACGCCAACAAAACCCTCAAGCTTGACGTCAACGACGAAATCATCAAAGGATCGATGGTGACCCATCAAGGAGAAGTGGTCCATCCCGTCGTCAAGCAGGCGATGGGCAAATAG